A region from the Catellatospora sp. TT07R-123 genome encodes:
- a CDS encoding ATP-binding protein: protein MHSALTVTPARLPDLLLHVAVVRPVFVWGAPGIGKSSLVRAFAESLGLPCVTLVGTQLAAEDLIGVPELRDGRSRFAPPESIARTEPYCLFLDELNASSPEVQKAFYSLILDRRIGSYELPAGSIVIGAGNRATDNALARPMASALVNRLIHVHLRASATDWLAWAAESAIHPWVLDYLTQRPDHLWTQPPKTEEPFSSPRSWHMLSDALTSYGEGVEEETLRLLAGGTLTAAHASGFCAYVKTVRHRYGLDAIIRGEASWPRAVTDRDLLYFFAETFRARLVKELPASREHASRAVRDFAVRAKGLLVELAEISLECAQLVVAADDEGRPVLPAWFLVEVTRDLPRLVAARV, encoded by the coding sequence CCGCGCTCACCGTCACCCCCGCCCGGCTGCCCGACCTGCTGCTGCACGTCGCGGTGGTCCGGCCCGTGTTCGTCTGGGGCGCCCCCGGCATCGGCAAGAGCTCCCTGGTCCGCGCCTTCGCCGAATCCCTCGGGCTGCCCTGCGTCACCCTCGTCGGGACCCAGCTCGCCGCCGAGGACCTGATCGGCGTGCCCGAGCTGCGCGACGGCCGCAGCCGCTTCGCGCCGCCGGAGTCGATCGCGCGCACCGAGCCCTACTGCCTGTTCCTGGACGAGCTGAACGCGTCCAGCCCCGAGGTGCAGAAGGCCTTCTACTCGCTGATCCTGGACCGCCGCATCGGCTCGTACGAGCTGCCGGCCGGTTCGATCGTGATCGGAGCGGGTAACCGCGCCACCGACAACGCCCTCGCCCGGCCGATGGCGTCGGCCCTGGTCAACCGCCTGATCCACGTGCACCTGCGGGCCTCGGCGACCGACTGGCTGGCCTGGGCCGCCGAATCCGCCATCCACCCGTGGGTGCTGGACTACCTGACCCAGCGGCCCGACCACCTGTGGACCCAGCCGCCCAAGACCGAGGAGCCGTTCTCCAGCCCGCGCTCCTGGCACATGCTGTCCGACGCGCTCACCTCGTACGGCGAGGGGGTCGAGGAGGAGACGCTGCGGCTGCTGGCCGGGGGCACCCTCACCGCGGCGCACGCGTCGGGCTTCTGCGCGTACGTGAAGACCGTGCGCCACCGGTACGGCCTCGACGCGATCATCCGGGGCGAGGCGTCCTGGCCCCGCGCGGTCACCGACCGCGACCTGCTCTACTTCTTCGCCGAGACGTTCCGGGCCCGCCTGGTCAAGGAGCTGCCCGCCAGCCGTGAGCACGCCTCCCGCGCGGTACGCGACTTCGCGGTGCGCGCCAAGGGGCTGCTGGTCGAACTGGCCGAGATCTCGCTGGAGTGCGCGCAGCTCGTGGTGGCCGCCGACGACGAGGGCCGGCCGGTGCTGCCCGCGTGGTTCCTGGTCGAGGTCACCCGCGACCTGCCGCGCCTGGTCGCGGCCCGGGTGTGA